The DNA window TATTAAGCTCTTTATCGAAACCGCCGGCCGAACCAGTGTTAACAACATAGTCAGGGTCAAATTTTTCTATGATCATAGTAGTAGCGACAGCCGCTGCCACTTTACCGATACCGCACTTCACCAACACAATTTCATGACCGTGTAGTTTGCCAGTATAAAAGACGAGATGTGAGTAAGTAACTTGCTGTAAGTCTTCAAGAGACTCTTTAATAAGTTTCACTTCTTCGTCCATTGCTCCTAAGATTGCTATTTTCATGGGTTGTCTCTTTATTCAATTGCACAGAAGTTTACTAAGCATATGCAGAAACGCAAGAAAACATATGAATTCTTGCGTTTATTTTGCGTCGCTAGGTAGAAGCGCGTTGCTAGGTGTTCATTAGTCTTCTCAACGCACTTACTAATGTCGTCAGCTAGGCAGTGTTTAAGCAGCAACTTGTCTTGATGAACGAATTGGACGAGTAGGGCGCTTAGTCGGTGTAAATAAGCTAGGCGTCTCTTCAACCGCTGGTATTGGGAGCTTGCCTTGGCGACGTCTGAACGCTACTAGTTTGGATTCAATACAGTCTCTTATATCTTCAATTTTATAACCGTGACGAGCCTTTATGCGAGCGTGCGGTATACCCGCAGAATCTAATGCACCTGTAACAAAGAAGTCGCGCGTTGTTTTATGTCCTTCTTTACCCAACGAGTGCACTAAATCAAGTGCTAATACCGGCGTCATGTCGATTTTATTTACAAGCACGAAGTCGAGCTGTTTGCCGCCAGCTCTCAGCAATGCGCTTTTCGCCATTTTTTTGTTCGTGTTTCTGCGTAATGCCAGGATGTCAGTCAGCTTTACCCGACACATGACTCTAAATTCATTACCTACCGCTTTTTCAATCATATCGAGAAATTGATGCTCGACCGGCGAAAAAAGCTGGGATTTACTCATGAAGGGAAAGCTGACTTCGTCAACGCTGAGCTTGATAGCAACAATAGCAACGACGATTAATACCATAATAAGGATAATTGCGAATTCCATAACGACTCCTAAAACATTGGTTTGTTTCTTCAATTTTGTAGTGAAGAAGAAACTCATCAAGACTAAATCAAAAAGAGAATGGGAGGCTTCCCACTGCATATTGAAGGTTTAGCAATTGATGTGCCAATAGATATTCTTTATTGAAAATAAAATAGTAGAGAACCTAAAGAAGATTAAAAGTTGACGCATAGAGCAGAAAGACAAGTAATTTGCAAAAACAAAAAAGGTCAGTATTTATTATGTAAATACTGACCTTTTGAAATACAATCATTGAAAGTAACATCATGAAAAATATGACTTTTTAGATAACTGGAGACTTTACAAGTATATCTACCTGAGTACCGCCACCGTCTTTTGAAATGATCAGGGTGGTGTTGTTGTCTGCACTTTTCAGCATCGTTCTTTGCTTAATTGCCTTCGGTTCAACAAAATTAGCCGAGGACGCTAAATAGTACTGAATGACCTCTTCAGGTGTTTGTGGAATGAATAAAATCATTGATGCCGGAAAGTCGGCGGCAAATATTTGGCACATTTTGCCGTTTACCGGAATACTGACCTTGTTGAAGTCTTCAGGACAACCCGCACTGCGTGTTGCTACAGTAACGTTAGCGTCGATTTTGTTCGTCACCTCGTCGTTGGCGAAAGTCTCTGGAGCGGAGTTTTGAGCACTATCTGGCGTTGTCGGCGCAGATAGCGATGCTGAAGTTGATACGCTAGCCAATTGAATTGGTGCGGACTCTTCTAATTCAACAATCTTTGGCGCGACTTCTTCTGCCACATCGGCTTCTGCAATGTTACTTTGAACAAACTTTGCTTCGGTAACACCTGCTTGAGCATATTCCTCTTCGGCAGCTGCGATCTCAGAGGCCTCTGCTTCAACAGCTTCTGTTTCGACGACTGCAATCTCAGTAACTTCAGCTTCAACAGCTTCTATTTCGACGACTGCAATTTCAGTAACTTCAGTTTCAACAGCTTCTGTTTCGACGGCAGCAATTTCAGTAACTTCAGCTTCAACAGCTTCTGTTTCGACGGCAGCAATTTCAGTAACTTCAGCTTCAACAGCTTCTGTTTCGACGGCAGCAATTTCAGCAACGTCTGCTTCAACAGTTTCCATTTCGACGGCTGCAATGTCCGACGCTGACGCTTTAGTTTCTACAACATCTATTTCATCAGTATTGCTCATAGCAAACGTTTCAACGCGCTCGGGCTGGTCGTTGCTTTCCACTAATGTTGAAGAACCGTCAACCTCGCTTTTTTCTTCTGCGTTAAGTGTCGTCAGCGCTTCAGATACTGGCATTGCAGGTAATGCATCTTCGTCAAGTTCGTTAATATTGATAGAGACTGGGCTGTTTATCTTAGTCGATTTACTTGCTACTCCTTGAGCAACGGGCTGTATTTCAATTTCGGTGGCAACGTCAGCTTCACTAGAATAGTCAACATTTGCTGCTGATGCGTCTTGTGTTTTGTTGCTATCAAATTCTGAGTCTTGAATAGTGCTGTTTGTATTTCCGTTAGTTGTCGCAACTAACTCTTCTACGTCAACAATGTCTGCTACAGCATAGTCTTGAGCCACGGCTGCTGCTGGCTCAATGGTCGGAGCAGATGACGATAGTTCGTCTTTGGCTTCGCTAGTAATGGCTAAACCAGCTAAAACTAGTTCGGCAACTGACTTTTGTGAGTGATCCACTTTTTTAGTCGCTGCTTGCCTAACAACAAGTTGCCCTACTGGGATTGAAGCCTGTTTGCTTGTGTAGGCCGCTAGTTGGAGGGTAGCATCTCTCGAATCTAGCAGCGCGGTTAACGCTTGCTCTACTTGAGCCGGTGTCTGTAATTTGCTATTCAATTGGTTCGCTGTCACGGAGGCAGATAAAGAGGCGATGACAACACCTGCCACTAAGCTTGGTATGTACTTAAGCAAAGGAGTGGTTTGATTAATGTTCGTTTTCTTTGTGTATTTCACTGTGTTTACCTGCCTTAAATGCTGACTTTCATTTGATTGCCGCGCTGCTAATACCGCTATTTTTATTCACCCTGAACGTCGGTAGTGGTTTTTCCCGAACATATTTTGAAGAAGGCGGATTGGGCCAATTTTCAATGTACGATATGCTGCAATCGAAAGTGATGTCCGTTATTCGAACTGTAGAAGTATCATCGGCAGGATACTAGCTGTACTGAAGGTTTGAAGTCTGCTAGATAATAGCTAGGTATGGTAAGCAATAACCTAATGAAGGGGCTTGCTGAATTTAGGTGACTCGGCGATAAAGTCTTGAGTCCATGCCGCGGGTAAACAAAAACAATTTAAAGACAACAAAAAGCGAGTGTAAGCAGCAAGATATATAGTTGCACTGCCTTACACTCGCTTCATTATTAAAGCTTTGTAAATAGCTGAAGCTCTTAAACTTCCATATAGTCGAGTATACCTTCGGCTGCTTTACGTCCTTCATCTATGGCAGTTACGACAAGATCAGAGCCTCGCACCATATCGCCCCCAGAAAATATCTTTGGATTAGACGTTTGAAATGCGAAGCGACCTTTTGCTGGCGCTCTCACTCTG is part of the Glaciecola nitratireducens FR1064 genome and encodes:
- a CDS encoding DUF2726 domain-containing protein; the protein is MEFAIILIMVLIVVAIVAIKLSVDEVSFPFMSKSQLFSPVEHQFLDMIEKAVGNEFRVMCRVKLTDILALRRNTNKKMAKSALLRAGGKQLDFVLVNKIDMTPVLALDLVHSLGKEGHKTTRDFFVTGALDSAGIPHARIKARHGYKIEDIRDCIESKLVAFRRRQGKLPIPAVEETPSLFTPTKRPTRPIRSSRQVAA